One window of the Babesia microti strain RI chromosome IV, complete genome genome contains the following:
- a CDS encoding hypothetical protein (overlaps_old_locusTagID:BBM_III07520), whose amino-acid sequence MNDILAAANVPNTRAEAFKHLWKMLVSSGESYNHKLLIPLLESLEKNRCDEIDFKSIYDPCGDDIEFPINFNLQKLKCVKGRPGMPYPERVLYRLAAKRIPKYQGITFDNNQIRWIAYWKNDAGKQTQRHFPVYKFGFLKGLEMAIDFREMQNNIINVCNKEKVPISKMIESEIPSSLELNDITPKLYSTCSISVDKTAEFKAKKQKRSRQNHLYINDNYAQFAQFYVKNLEDRIFDFKNIPKYSYLEKSNLHKTQFPNYQYSRDINPMYPFELTSKYMEYARQHCQESIKIHDCELSSFTSTKLNNLEYCFCNCIANGAVCSENLLNFMKN is encoded by the coding sequence atgaatgatatattaGCAGCGGCAAATGTACCTAATACCCGGGCAGAAGCGTTTAAACATCTTTGGAAGATGCTAGTATCTTCGGGGGAATCATATAATCATAAATTACTAATCCCACTTCTAGAGTCTCTTGAAAAGAATAGATGTGATGAAATCGattttaaatcaatttatgaTCCCTGTGGagatgatattgaatttcCTATAAATTTCAAcctgcaaaaattgaaatgtGTTAAGGGGAGACCTGGAATGCCATACCCCGAAAGAGTTTTATATAGATTAGCCGCTAAAAGGATTCCGAAATACCAGGGAATAACTTTTGATAACAATCAAATTAGATGGATTGCATACTGGAAGAATGACGCAGGTAAACAGACACAAAGACATTTTCCAGTCTACAAATTTGGGTTTTTAAAAGGGTTAGAAATGGCAATAGATTTTAGAGAAATGCAgaataatataatcaatgTTTGCAACAAAGAGAAAGTGCCAATTTCTAAAATGATTGAATCAGAAATACCATCAAGCCTagaattaaatgatataacCCCCAAACTATACAGCACATGTAGTATAAGTGTGGATAAGACAGCAGAATTTAAAGCTAAAAAACAGAAACGGAGTAGGcaaaatcatttgtatattaacGATAATTATGCTCAATTTGCACAGTTTTACGTGAAAAATTTAGAAGACAGAATATTTGACTTCAAAAACATCCCtaaatattcatatttaGAAAAATCAAATCTACATAAAACACAgtttccaaattatcaatattcaaGAGATATAAATCCAATGTATCCATTTGAATTAACAAGTAAATATATGGAATATGCAAGACAACACTGCCAGGAAAGCATTAAAATTCACGATTGTGAATTATCCAGCTTTACATCTACCAAATTAAACAACTTAGAATATTGTTTTTGTAATTGCATAGCCAATGGCGCTGTGTGTAGTGAAAACTTGttgaattttatgaaaaacTAG